CGATTGCGGCTTGACTTTGAAAAATTACGATGATATTAAAGTGAACGACATTGTCGAATCCTTTGAAACGGTTGAGACAAAACGAAAATTAGTCGTTAGTTAAAGCGAAGCAGGTTTTCAAACCTGCTTTTCGCGGAGGAGTAGCATGTCTATACGAACAGAGCGAGTCGCTGAATTGATTCAGCGCGAACTAAGCGGTATTTTTGAAAAAGAGCTGCCGCGCTCAGGCGTTTTAACCACGATTGTGGGTGTCAAAATTACGCCAGATTTGAGCATTGCGCGCGTTTATGTTTCGATTTTGGGAAGCAAAGAAATGGGCGCGTCGGTGATGGCTCACATTCAAAAGGAAAATAAACATTTCAGAAAGCTGCTTTCAAGCAAAATTCGTCATCAATTTAAGCGGATGCCTTCGCTTGAATTTTATCAAGACGATTTGTTTGATCAAGCCGCACACATCAACGAACTGATTCGCAAAGCAAACGAAGCCTCATCGCCCACCCCAAAGCCGGACGATGAAGCTTAACATTCTAAAGTTCCACATGATCACGGAACTTTTCTGAAGCGCGTGTTTGCAAGCAAAAATTCTAACGCCAGCAAAATCAACGCTGGCGTGAGAAACA
Above is a window of Chloroherpeton thalassium ATCC 35110 DNA encoding:
- the rbfA gene encoding 30S ribosome-binding factor RbfA, translating into MSIRTERVAELIQRELSGIFEKELPRSGVLTTIVGVKITPDLSIARVYVSILGSKEMGASVMAHIQKENKHFRKLLSSKIRHQFKRMPSLEFYQDDLFDQAAHINELIRKANEASSPTPKPDDEA